The following proteins are encoded in a genomic region of bacterium:
- a CDS encoding four helix bundle protein — translation MNEKLDDFRQLVVWQKSHHLVIRIYEITKNFPTEEKYGLVQQMCPAAVSIPANIAEGFKKQGIKNKLNAYNISQGSLEELRYYLILSKDLNYLPDFQSIWDISEEVSRMLIGLIKSIKSKIV, via the coding sequence ATGAATGAGAAGTTAGATGATTTTAGACAACTTGTAGTATGGCAAAAAAGCCATCATTTAGTGATAAGAATATACGAAATAACCAAAAACTTCCCAACTGAAGAAAAATATGGATTGGTGCAACAGATGTGCCCAGCGGCTGTTTCTATTCCAGCAAATATTGCAGAAGGTTTTAAGAAACAAGGCATAAAGAATAAGTTAAATGCCTATAATATAAGCCAAGGATCTCTTGAAGAACTAAGGTATTATCTAATTCTATCTAAAGATCTTAATTATCTGCCAGATTTTCAATCCATTTGGGATATATCTGAAGAAGTGAGTAGGATGCTTATAGGTTTAATCAAATCAATTAAGAGTAAAATAGTATGA
- a CDS encoding acyl carrier protein — translation MEIEGAIRKFIEDDLLEDSMTELSNNDSLLEKGIIDSFNMVKLLTFIESTFSLKIDDEELMPENFDSISAIANFVKNKRQE, via the coding sequence ATGGAGATTGAAGGAGCAATTAGAAAATTTATCGAGGATGACCTTTTAGAAGACTCAATGACTGAATTAAGTAATAATGATTCATTATTAGAAAAAGGCATCATCGATTCATTTAATATGGTCAAACTACTTACATTTATTGAATCTACATTTTCACTTAAAATTGACGATGAAGAACTTATGCCAGAAAACTTTGACTCAATATCAGCCATTGCAAATTTTGTTAAAAATAAGAGACAAGAATGA
- a CDS encoding lactate racemase domain-containing protein has product MKNISIPFKAWYGDEQFILEFPDNWEIQEYNMVDAPPIPINEIEKAFYNPIGSKRISELVRGKTTAAIAVEDMTRPSPLEDILQLILKELKIGGIEDKNIKIIISTGGHRPLLQDDLIKKLGREIVKRCDIYNHNPFENLSTLHGIRINRFFLEAEFKIVVGSVIPHPFAGFSGGAKIVSPGLTGIEWLVRSHKSVLMGLKGSIGVVEGNKFRAELEQIAKNIGVDIGINIVPNSKRQIAKVVAGDIVEAHREAVRFAREIYMTKIPHQADVVILNAYPKDTELLQSENAFDFYRSANDSIIKQNGVVILISACSLGRGYHALFEPGMQLYRLPGKKRFLGDKRLFFFSPYINHLDFCKVFWSDYFFFDNWQKLITELKKIYPDNCQIAIFPYSSIQLAQNEG; this is encoded by the coding sequence ATGAAAAATATATCTATTCCTTTTAAAGCCTGGTATGGAGATGAGCAATTTATCCTTGAATTCCCGGATAACTGGGAAATTCAGGAATATAATATGGTAGATGCACCTCCAATACCCATTAATGAAATAGAAAAGGCATTTTATAATCCCATCGGTAGTAAAAGAATAAGCGAATTAGTCAGAGGCAAAACTACAGCCGCTATTGCTGTTGAGGATATGACAAGACCTTCTCCACTTGAGGATATTCTCCAATTAATCTTAAAAGAACTAAAAATAGGTGGGATAGAGGATAAAAATATAAAAATAATTATTAGCACAGGCGGGCATAGACCGTTACTCCAGGATGATTTAATCAAAAAATTAGGCAGGGAAATAGTTAAGAGATGTGATATTTATAATCATAATCCATTCGAAAATCTTTCAACTCTCCATGGTATCCGAATTAATAGATTCTTTCTTGAGGCAGAATTTAAAATTGTCGTCGGCAGTGTCATTCCACATCCATTTGCCGGGTTTAGTGGTGGGGCAAAGATAGTCTCGCCGGGATTAACAGGTATAGAGTGGTTAGTTAGAAGTCATAAGTCTGTTCTTATGGGATTGAAAGGTAGTATTGGGGTAGTTGAAGGGAATAAATTTCGGGCGGAATTAGAACAGATTGCTAAAAATATTGGCGTGGATATTGGGATTAATATTGTTCCTAATTCTAAAAGACAAATAGCAAAGGTAGTAGCAGGAGATATTGTTGAGGCACATCGCGAGGCAGTAAGATTTGCCCGCGAGATTTATATGACAAAAATCCCTCATCAGGCAGATGTTGTTATCCTCAATGCCTATCCAAAGGATACAGAATTGTTACAATCAGAAAATGCCTTTGATTTCTATCGCTCGGCTAATGATTCTATAATAAAACAAAATGGCGTAGTCATTTTAATAAGTGCCTGTAGTCTGGGTAGAGGTTACCATGCATTATTTGAACCAGGAATGCAATTATATAGACTGCCAGGCAAGAAAAGATTCCTCGGCGATAAAAGGCTTTTTTTCTTCTCACCTTATATTAATCATCTGGATTTTTGTAAGGTTTTCTGGAGTGATTATTTCTTTTTTGATAACTGGCAAAAACTCATTACCGAACTTAAAAAAATATATCCAGATAATTGTCAAATAGCCATTTTCCCTTACAGTTCAATTCAATTAGCCCAAAATGAAGGATAA